A DNA window from Mya arenaria isolate MELC-2E11 chromosome 17, ASM2691426v1 contains the following coding sequences:
- the LOC128224211 gene encoding protein spinster homolog 1-like, whose amino-acid sequence MASTEEQSNVNDVMVAPASGETQQLLKNQSQKSIEESDEENKMFWQKISIYQVYTLIIFLITYLLNQLDRYMLAITIKPMSQELKFGDMDCMLLSNYSSNDAISDGAKCEDAKDTKSCFAKTYGNGSEAINPCKWDYNGQGFEYQIVAGPVFIVIYTFAGIFISFAADKYNRKVMLGACLILWSVMTLLTGFIKEYWQLVLLRFGLGFGEAGCTPFVASMLTDIYPTELRGTALGIYNWGIYMGYSLSYALGNLITAANINGQGWRWSFFISGIPGILMGLLIFVTVKEPERKNASMQSEQKDTQSEQPKASVCQRLGTILKPFLAPSLMLAILAGSVRNAAGYVFAYNTQPYFTGIGQTKEDIAKYMGWIPIVGGSLGVAVGGFISDRVVKGRGIYARVVVVIFSLLVAAPFAAGTLFLSPPWAYICQIPTYLFGEMWIGITLAIVVEMIPSNIRTSAVAVYLFIISNIGGNMPLLVPPIQQAFENGGYTKSQSLRGALYILYPGLYVAGAVLFIPAMFLLKRDQKRMQFMEYVNMQDSSKALGKMPGEANPAYQDSEKPPTN is encoded by the exons ATGGCGTCCACCGAAGAACAAAGCAATGTCAACGATGTAATGGTGGCTCCAG CATCTGGTGAAACACAGCAGTTACTGAAGAACCAGTCTCAAAAGTCCATCGAGGAATCAGACGAAGAAAACA AGATGTTTTGGCAGAAGATAAGCATATATCAGGTTTACACCCTGATCATATTCCTGATCACCTACCTCCTAAATCAGCTTGACCGCTACATGCTAGCCATCACCATCAAGCCAATGTCTCAGGAGCTGAAGTTTGGGGACATGGATTGCATGCTGCTCTCAAACTACTCTAGTAATGATGCAATATCTGATGGTGCAAAATGTGAGGATGCCAAGGATACCAAAAG ctGCTTTGCCAAAACCTATGGCAACGGAAGTGAAGCGATAAATCCCTGCAAGTGGGACTACAATGGGCAAGGATTTGAGTACCAAATTGTGGCAGGACCTGTATTCATTGTCATTTACACGTTTGCCGGAATATTCATCAGTTTTGCTGCAGACAAATACAACCGAAAGGTGATGTTGGGAGCGTGTCTTATACTCTGGTCTGTGATGACACTTCTGACAGGGTTTATAAAGGAATACTGGCAGCTTGTCCTGCTCAGATTTGGACTTGGGTTTGG TGAGGCTGGCTGTACACCATTTGTAGCGTCCATGTTGACTGATATTTACCCGACAGAGCTGAGGGGAACAGCCCTGGGAATTTACAACTGGGGAATATACATGGGTTACAGTTTGTCCTACGCCCTCGGTAACCTTATCACAGCTGCCAACATTAATGGACAG GGATGGCGCTGGTCCTTTTTCATATCAGGAATTCCCGGCATCCTGATGGGGTTGCTAATCTTCGTTACTGTTAAGGAACCAGAGAGAAAGAATGCTTCCATGCAGTCAGAACAAAAAGACACCCAGAGCGAACAGCCAAAAGCGTCGGTATGTCAGAGGCTCGGGACCATTTTGAAGCCATTCCTTGCCCCATCCCTCATGTTGGCTATTTTGGCAGGATCTGTAAGAAATGCTG CTGGCTATGTATTTGCCTACAACACCCAACCTTATTTCACCGGTATTGGCCAGACAAAAGAAGATATCGCAAAGTACATGGGCTGGATTCCCATAGTCGGTGGAAGTCTCGGGGTGGCGGTTGGTGGGTTCATCTCTGACAGGGTGGTCAAGGGGCGAGGAATATATGCTCGAGTGGTAGTTGTTATATTCAGTCTG CTGGTGGCAGCACCATTTGCGGCAGGGACGTTGTTCTTGAGTCCCCCTTGGGCTTATATCTGCCAGATCCCAACATACTTGTTTG GCGAGATGTGGATCGGCATTACGCTGGCAATTGTGGTAGAGATGATTCCGAGCAATATTCGAACATCGGCAGTGGCTGTGTATCTCTTCATCATCAGCAACATCGGAGGAAATATGCCCCTTCTTGTGCCGCCCATCCAGCAGGCTTTTGAAAATGGTGGATACACCAAGTCGCAGTCATTAAGAG GTGCTTTGTACATCCTTTACCCAGGGTTGTACGTAGCCGGGGCGGTGTTGTTCATTCCCGCGATGTTCCTGTTGAAACGAGATCAGAAGCGGATGCAGTTCATGGAATACGTGAACATGCAAGACTCCAGTAAAGCGCTTGGCAAAATGCCAGGCGAGGCTAACCCAGCTTATCAAGATTCAGAAAAACCACCCACGAATTAA
- the LOC128224204 gene encoding microtubule nucleation factor SSNA1-like: MSQQGAALQSYNNELVKCINDLCGKRDEVHKQILQEEEEKQKLQNDIRILTERLAKVNESLSKKMASRNEFDRTIAETEGAYMKILESSQTLLNLLKRESQSLREKGTVKSSGTALS, translated from the exons atgtctCAACAAGGAGCTGCTCTGCAGAGCTATAACAATGAACTTGTTAAAT GTATCAACGACCTTTGTGGAAAGCGAGATGAGGTTCACAAGCAGATCCTTcaggaagaagaagaaaaacaaaagctaCAGAATGACATCAGAATCCTCACAGAGCGGCTAGCAAAAGTGAATGAAAGTCTCAGTAAAAAAATGGCTTCACGAAATGAGTTTGACAGAACCATAGCTGAAACTGAAGGCGCCTACATGAag ATTCTGGAGAGTTCACAGACCCTACTAAACCTGTTAAAAAGAGAATCCCAGAGCTTACGAGAAAAAGGCACAGTGAAATCAAGCGGAACTGCCTTATCCTGA
- the LOC128224362 gene encoding E3 ubiquitin-protein ligase TRIM9-like codes for MSKPAKSYQFQEDTITCPLCSKNYTNPRLLPCLHSFCSDCLSNHIQHGGQQTQSEQKPTAGHGKSTRKESPTKQGHAAETSGKADQKGNTLKPGDAKGKPDQRSKSPHGGKSPTQGASPKPSKSPQQGKSDSKSVPPGKTPRATELTKTAAGGPKPQHLSTSTRPTYQTGAKGFPCPCCKKFATTPQLPKTNPDRWAELFPENNLLADLVDLHSLKLGTRSCDPCRRNKKSALVHSYCKICRDALCEPCALTHKGLRSCRNHKVLSTAQFADAINSLKVEEEFCSLHDGKTMERYCYTHSQLCCSQCIVENHKHCERTVPVVDAATKAKEVGEISSLDAALQKYREHVEIVLKDRSNLIRKLDNKKGKLMDEFINVKKHIISQLEKMERDLKTILDATHKQESKKIKQEVDKCRDIQSGVVNSKEFLTLADQHGSNSQVISTIEKVKSECEYYEESIGILCSRIRAVDYDIALDNSLKQIMTRLNQFGRIDVNTTPAKLPPPPKLAATLGLQSFTTKAKAVKPTYTLVGKNANEIGEFCARSDDDSNDCWFTGALFLTDGRILLADRTNRKLKLFTSNFNPITELSLSSKPWDVTRITEKEVAVSLPAECRIQFVSIDGNFMSLVRSIGTDEPCFGICHTEGKILTVTYDGDPPNLKVLSMGGKELTYVCVDDDGFTLFSKPVYVACTPKASRIYVSDERLGCVVNLKETGELNFAYSAMDLGNAAGIALDTDGNIYVCGATSNSVHVVSPNGERVKVLITGEHITYPRAIAFEPREKKLLVTQGDQDIVKLYSLA; via the coding sequence ATGAGTAAACCAGCCAAATCGTATCAGTTCCAAGAGGACACGATCACATGTCCTCTTTGTTCCAAGAACTACACAAACCCTCGGTTGTTGCCATGCCTTCATTCGTTCTGCTCGGACTGCTTGAGCAACCATATCCAACATGGTGGACAGCAAACCCAGAGTGAACAAAAACCTACAGCAGGACACGGTAAATCTACCCGTAAAGAAAGTCCCACGAAACAGGGGCACGCTGCTGAAACGTCTGGTAAAGCGGACCAAAAAGGTAATACTCTAAAACCTGGCGATGCCAAAGGTAAGCCAGATCAAAGAAGTAAGTCCCCACATGGTGGAAAATCACCGACCCAAGGTGCATCTCCAAAGCCGAGCAAGTCACCTCAACAAGGAAAGTCTGATTCGAAATCCGTTCCGCCCGGCAAAACACCAAGGGCTACTGAATTAACTAAGACAGCAGCGGGTGGACCTAAACCACAACACCTGTCTACTTCAACAAGACCGACGTATCAAACCGGAGCAAAAGGATTTCCATGTCCTTGTTGCAAGAAATTTGCTACAACCCCACAGCTACCGAAGACAAATCCTGATAGATGGGCTGAACTCTTCCCAGAGAATAATTTACTGGCAGATTTGGTAGACCTTCATTCGTTAAAACTTGGAACTAGATCTTGTGACCCATGTAGAAGGAACAAAAAGTCTGCCTTAGTTCATTCATATTGCAAAATTTGCAGGGATGCTTTGTGTGAACCGTGTGCCCTTACACACAAGGGTCTGCGATCTTGCAGGAATCATAAGGTTCTCAGCACCGCACAGTTTGCTGACGCGATTAATTCGTTAAAAGTTGAAGAAGAATTTTGTTCTCTGCATGATGGCAAGACTATGGAAAGATATTGTTACACACATTCGCAGTTATGTTGCTCGCAGTGTATTGTTGAAAACCATAAGCACTGTGAAAGAACGGTACCAGTCGTAGATGCCGCTACGAAAGCAAAGGAAGTGGGCGAGATATCTTCACTTGATGCAGCGCTTCAGAAATACCGAGAACACGTTGAAATTGTTCTGAAAGACCGATCAAATCTGATCAGGAAGCTTGACAATAAGAAAGGAAAACTGATGGATGAATTCATAAATGTGAAGAAGCATATCATATCTCAGCTAGAGAAGATGGAACGTGATTTGAAGACTATTCTTGATGCAACGCATAAACAGGAATCGAAAAAGATCAAACAGGAGGTTGATAAATGTCGAGATATACAGTCTGGTGTGGTGAATTCGAAGGAATTCCTGACGCTAGCTGATCAGCATGGTTCAAACTCGCAAGTAATATCCACAATCGAGAAAGTTAAATCTGAGTGTGAGTATTATGAAGAAAGCATTGGAATTTTATGCTCCAGGATTCGTGCGGTCGATTACGATATCGCTTTAGATAATTCGCTTAAACAAATTATGACACGCTTGAACCAGTTTGGACGAATTGATGTCAACACCACACCGGCAAAGTTACCACCGCCTCCGAAACTTGCTGCAACATTGGGATTACAAAGCTTTACCACAAAAGCGAAAGCCGTCAAACCAACCTATACACTTGTTGGTAAAAACGCTAATGAGATAGGAGAATTTTGTGCCCGATCTGATGACGATTCAAATGACTGCTGGTTTACCGGCGCTCTTTTTCTTACCGATGGCCGAATTCTGCTTGCAGATCGGACAAACCGAAAGCTCAAATTATTCACAAGCAACTTCAATCCAATTACTGAACTAAGTCTGTCATCGAAACCATGGGATGTTACCAGAATCACAGAAAAAGAAGTGGCTGTTTCCCTCCCCGCAGAATGTCGCATCCAGTTTGTCTCTATAGATGGAAATTTCATGAGTCTTGTTCGTTCAATCGGCACAGATGAGCCATGCTTTGGTATCTGTCACACTGAAGGAAAGATTTTGACTGTAACTTACGATGGTGATCCACCGAATCTGAAAGTTCTCTCCATGGGTGGAAAAGAGCTGACCTATGTTTGCGTCGATGATGACGGTTTTACTCTCTTCTCCAAACCTGTTTACGTCGCATGCACACCCAAAGCATCACGGATCTACGTGTCCGATGAACGTCTTGGGTGCGTGGTGAACCTGAAGGAAACGGGAGAACTGAATTTCGCTTACTCTGCCATGGATTTGGGGAACGCAGCAGGAATAGCGTTAGATACCGACGGAAACATCTACGTTTGCGGTGCAACATCCAATAGTGTACACGTTGTATCACCGAACGGTGAGCGAGTGAAGGTGTTGATAACTGGGGAACACATCACGTATCCGCGAGCAATAGCGTTCGAACCACGAGAAAAGAAATTACTTGTCACGCAAGGGGACCAAGACATTGTTAAACTGTACAGTCTTGCATAA